The Fimbriimonas ginsengisoli Gsoil 348 genome window below encodes:
- the efp gene encoding elongation factor P translates to MAIDTSDFKNGMHFYMDGDVWTIIEFQHVKPGKGGAFVRTRLRKVRTGQVVEKTFRSGERVEPAFVEKVPMQYLYKQGSDAILMDLDTYEQIPVPFDSLGGQGRYLKDEAEISALQAAGETLGYELPNFAELEVVETDPGHRGDTVSGSNKPAKLETGATVQVPFHINIGDVIKVDTRTDSYLERVKK, encoded by the coding sequence TTGGCGATTGACACCAGCGATTTCAAGAACGGCATGCACTTTTATATGGACGGCGATGTCTGGACCATCATCGAGTTCCAGCACGTGAAGCCCGGTAAGGGGGGCGCGTTCGTCCGTACCCGGTTGCGAAAAGTCCGAACCGGCCAGGTCGTGGAAAAAACGTTCCGATCGGGAGAGCGGGTAGAGCCCGCGTTCGTAGAGAAGGTGCCGATGCAGTATCTGTACAAGCAGGGGAGCGACGCGATCCTCATGGACTTGGACACGTACGAGCAGATTCCCGTGCCGTTCGATTCGCTCGGAGGCCAGGGAAGATATCTCAAAGACGAAGCCGAAATCTCGGCCCTTCAGGCCGCCGGAGAGACGCTCGGTTACGAGTTGCCGAATTTTGCCGAGCTCGAAGTCGTTGAAACCGATCCGGGACACCGCGGCGACACGGTTAGCGGAAGCAATAAACCCGCAAAATTGGAGACCGGCGCAACCGTGCAGGTCCCTTTCCACATTAATATTGGTGACGTAATCAAGGTCGACACCCGCACGGATTCGTACCTTGAGCGCGTCAAGAAGTAG
- a CDS encoding peptidylprolyl isomerase, which yields MPTAQPGEEVAVMQTNFGRIVIRFLDDKAPNHVANFKKLAREGFYDGTKFHRVIPGFMVQGGDPNSRSADRSTHGTGGPAQRVNAEFNDTPHVRGILSAARSSDPNSAGSQFFLMVANAPHLNGQYSAYGEIVEGMDVVDKIVQLPRDSRDNPLPANPAILESVTIEPYAGESSTGA from the coding sequence ATGCCTACCGCTCAGCCTGGCGAAGAAGTCGCCGTCATGCAAACGAACTTTGGCCGCATCGTCATCCGATTCCTGGATGACAAGGCTCCCAACCACGTGGCGAACTTCAAGAAGCTCGCCCGCGAGGGATTCTACGACGGAACCAAGTTCCACCGGGTGATTCCGGGGTTCATGGTGCAGGGAGGCGATCCGAACTCGCGCAGCGCCGACCGGTCCACCCACGGCACCGGCGGGCCGGCCCAGCGGGTAAACGCCGAATTCAACGACACCCCGCACGTTCGCGGCATCCTCAGCGCCGCCCGATCTTCGGACCCTAACTCGGCAGGCAGTCAATTCTTCTTGATGGTGGCCAACGCGCCTCACCTGAACGGCCAGTACTCCGCCTATGGTGAGATCGTCGAGGGAATGGATGTCGTCGACAAGATCGTCCAACTGCCGCGGGACAGCCGGGACAATCCGCTCCCCGCCAACCCGGCGATTTTGGAATCGGTGACCATCGAGCCGTACGCCGGGGAATCATCCACCGGGGCCTAA
- a CDS encoding peptidylprolyl isomerase — protein sequence MSGAPPKPGEEVAVIETNLGRIVLKFFPNKAPGHVKNFISLANKKFYDGTKFHRVIPDFMIQGGDPNSRTGNGPVGQGGPGYSIKAEFNDIHHKRGILSMARSNDPDSAGSQFFICVSESPNVVNLDGKYTAFGQVVSGMDVVDKIVNLPRDENDMPTPDEAVMKTVRIEKWPLKKK from the coding sequence ATTTCTGGCGCTCCCCCTAAACCCGGTGAGGAGGTGGCAGTGATCGAGACCAACCTCGGTCGGATCGTGCTGAAATTCTTCCCGAACAAGGCGCCCGGCCACGTCAAGAACTTCATTTCGCTGGCAAACAAGAAGTTTTACGACGGCACCAAATTCCACCGCGTCATTCCGGACTTCATGATCCAGGGTGGAGATCCTAACAGCCGTACGGGCAATGGCCCGGTGGGACAAGGCGGGCCTGGCTACTCGATCAAAGCCGAGTTCAACGATATCCACCACAAGCGCGGCATTCTCAGCATGGCCCGCTCCAACGATCCGGACTCGGCCGGCAGCCAGTTCTTCATCTGCGTTTCCGAGTCGCCGAACGTGGTCAATTTGGACGGTAAATACACTGCCTTTGGTCAGGTCGTCTCCGGCATGGACGTGGTCGATAAGATCGTCAATCTTCCCCGCGACGAGAACGACATGCCCACCCCGGATGAGGCGGTTATGAAGACGGTTCGCATCGAAAAGTGGCCGCTTAAGAAGAAGTAA
- a CDS encoding response regulator, protein MNESLKILLVEDNPDDEQLTMRALRKLTPKVNADVARDGQEAWDYLSDPSRPLPNLVLLDLKLPKISGLELLERLRKVERTKYLLVVVLTSSDEPSDVRASYRQYANSYIRKPVAYEEFGDVVRQLGLYWLDTNILPPS, encoded by the coding sequence ATGAACGAGAGCTTAAAAATTCTCCTGGTGGAGGACAATCCGGACGATGAGCAGCTCACGATGCGGGCTCTCCGGAAGCTGACTCCGAAGGTAAACGCCGACGTCGCCCGTGACGGCCAAGAGGCGTGGGATTACCTTTCGGACCCGTCTCGCCCGCTGCCGAACCTCGTCTTGCTCGACCTTAAGCTGCCGAAGATTTCAGGGTTGGAACTTCTCGAGAGGCTTCGCAAGGTCGAGCGGACGAAGTACCTTCTCGTGGTCGTGCTCACTTCCTCCGACGAGCCTTCCGACGTGAGGGCCAGCTACCGGCAGTATGCCAATAGCTACATTCGCAAACCGGTCGCCTACGAGGAATTCGGCGACGTGGTGCGGCAGTTGGGTCTCTACTGGCTCGACACGAACATCCTGCCGCCTTCTTAG